A region of Anguilla rostrata isolate EN2019 chromosome 10, ASM1855537v3, whole genome shotgun sequence DNA encodes the following proteins:
- the LOC135233362 gene encoding trichohyalin-like isoform X1, which produces MDFPVDVLGSMSQEDLQSSAELYMSDLLYSNPDRPEHFTLPNSKQIPLSVSTAGFVPLYGEDLSQKVLALFAPEDQSTAVALYLVDRWWSVEDILKTSDPSREGLQKVNTLGERIVLYVLNRIVYRAKEMGKHEVPFLCHCENDFAKVLWKDGEAIGFYSIKPEGSLCNSFLTQCYQLPVMDSLFVRKAHRGHRYGLRILEDFVDCFKEEALGLKYPLSPAMYRVCEQYLTAYPADTELLWEVQSVGGPFQRSQIANKIKTTTYRAEDSSSSLLRESMETEVVTMEETIQGTVTTSIESTEEVVIINKRIKATEGIEGTPVSTRTRSGEFRRKRLRKETAGVSEECLPEKIHRVEETKAVVEAPAAELVADESVEEKEEKGGLSDEVADETVAPQEEDRKEEEEAMEAGPVQNIEPEPMDCNVITDEEQEEGAANQELGEPAALQRKGIHMEDIEMDTEVQDTVHTVPKEVAKDSAEQEVSPEVECPPVEAALPLEDAHSDESAVVPSNVTAEEEEDNDEEPSPEMEQTETQDKSSPLRDDGQEEAAEEETEETETSKDFCDNAVLLVDLKEVSYQLSEKGGNDQIVEVEKKIQKDCSEHRVETILEQNELEKKVQDKEEDEDVTADESPLVDETGKESVEELEKEDEMVEEGGTGHNKNMEEEEGGETTEKDQAPVVESRVLRNKTKTPVKKTTVRRSKRLSKRQQKEEEEKVEEDREDEDEEMEEEEGETTEKGKSPVAESRVLRNRTKTPAKKKTVRKSKRLSKRQQKEEEEDEKVDDHEDEETDEDEEGGETTQKGQSLVVESRVLRNRTITPVKKTTVRKSKRLSEPQQMEDKTEEQTVVEPPEPCAEMIVLRNKTVMIKKTSIRRSRHLKEDENNQAAAGEEEEDVEEGRVDEQREETVVMEEGGAKADGNKEIEGEERDEENNSGEKHEVEEENVVVDEAKMEDEAEKVEEKKNVEDKEDEVQTLTEEEENVVVDEEKMEDEAEKMVEEENVEDKEDEVQTLTEEEEKVVEEEKMMDEGEKAVVEENVEDKEDEVQTLTKKEGNVVEEEMMVDEGEKLREEEEEEIEDEGDKLVEEENMADEAEKVVEEENVEDKEDEVQTLTEEEEKVVEEEKMMDEGEKAVVEENVEDKEDEVQTLTEEEEKVVEEEKMEDEAENMVAEDNVEDKEDEEGGQADEQEEEMEEKEGETTEKGQSPVAKSRVLRNRTITPVKKTTPRRSKRLSKRQQEEEEEDEKVDDDEDEEKHEEEKGGETTQKGQSLVVERRVLRNRTITPVKKTTPRRSKRLSGQKHKTEKEPEEEPEEEEEAVEEDGMEDDEKLEEEEQKGKIDKPQAEGRVLRKRATVKKTSVHKSKRLSERQLKGDETNQAAAEEEEEAVEDDRVDEQREETVVMEEEGAKVDENKEIGREEREEEAEQNAGGKNEVEEENVVVDEERMEDEGEKVVEEENVEGKEDEEGEKAEMLDKSLDEEDESQVVKTRVLRRKTKVVTITPKRKYKRLSKKDKSEQESAEEEKVEEKAVENREEEEKVVEEEEKIVENEGEGEKLDGKEGQMEVEAVEMVEEEGKQMEVVTEQRVKEGKEMEEGTEERVEDEGKKMEEGTEEMEDEEMVEENREDDDKRAVVEKEGDSAGEEKEAVVPEEGDKFEEHAGEPAEKSSAEPDEPLLVEDKNMEEGMTEGKGGEQEEKVEEERTLEKEGQEEEGSSEEKKQTTIDKQVDIAEEGGEKVIEEKEGEKESNVTPSEEGESAEKSSVVADESSVVEIRVLRRRTKTVMETPRRTSRRVSKQPPKEKTTSQSVVEPEEETEEWDKNTEEDRAEHKEEKTTKEKAEKNAEQDVDLMEVDAVEKDKDEVKTTRVLRRMTKINIVTPKRKYTRRKPQKEDKKDQESAEETEENVEEKEAEKEEVGNVVEEKSMAEQEEGGNVEDDEQNVLQEVMEDVGETTKAGEEEVMITKEKEISEGEGEKMEVETVGEKLVEAEEKVVEEGEKTEVVEETAATEKGEQEGEVIEEENATAESEEVVATEKGEQEGKVIEEENATAESEEVAATEKGEQEEAIEEENATAQSVEAVATEKGEQEEEAIEEKASADSAEAVEDNCMEREDTGDGGEAAESVEKEEAGDTKVMVGEEKEERDEEAGMERDVEVEMASSAGEGHKALLLLPSSDEADESPVLEKRAQKRKANASTATPRRRSGRRSKRRQKGREDDQTSEEETTEESDGEEEKDAGSSEEAVSVTPVRKKWPKRKRTTVTPVTVAPRRRSKRLSQK; this is translated from the exons CTGTAGCGCTGTACCTGGTGGATCGGTGGTGGTCGGTGGAGGACATCCTCAAAACTTCAGACCCTTCCAGAGAGGGTCTGCAGAAG GTGAACACACTCGGAGAGAGGATAGTGCTGTATGTTCTCAACCGCATAGTGTACAGAGCCAAGGAAATGGGAAAACATGAAGTACCTTTTCTTTGTCactgtgaaaatgattttgccAAAGTCCTCTGGAAAGATGGTGAGGCTATCGGATTTTACTCAATCAAACCTGAAG GCAGCTTGTGTAACAGCTTCTTGACCCAGTGCTATCAGCTTCCTGTCATGGATTCCCTGTTTGTCAGGAAGGCACACCGTGGTCATAGATATGGCCTTCGCATTCTGGAAGACTTTGTGGATTGTTTCAAAGAGGAAGCCCTCGGTCTGAAGTACCCTCTCAGCCCAGCCATGTACAGAG tgtgtgaacaGTATCTGACAGCTTACCCAGCAGACACGGAGCTGCTTTGGGAGGTTCAGAGCGTAGGAGGCCCCTTTCAGAGGTCTCAAATAGCCAACAAGATCAAAACGACGACTTACAGAG cggAGGATTCATCGTCATCTTTGCTTCGAGAATCGATGGAGACTGAAGTTGTCACAATGGAAGAAACCATTCAGGGAACTGTGACAACATCTATTGAGAGCACg gAAGAAGTGGTGATTATTAATAAGCGTATCAAAGCAACAGAAG GCATCGAAGGCACGCCTGTCTCAACTCGCACAAGGAGCGGGGAATTCAGGCGCAAGAGACTAAGAAAGGAAACTGCAGGAGTTTCTGAAGAATGCCTACCAGAGAAAATCCACAG GGTGGAAGAAACCAAAGCTGTGGTGGAAGCTCCTGCTGCGGAGCTGGTAGCCGACGAATCGGTagaagagaaggaagagaaaggAGGCCTCAGTGATGAGGTGGCGGACGAGACTGTGGCCCCACAGGAAGAGGACcgaaaggaggaagaggaagccatG GAAGCTGGGCCTGTACAAAATATAGAGCCAGAGCCCATGGACTGCAATGTGATTACCGATGAAGAGCAAGAGGAGGGAGCGGCCAACCAGGAATTGGGGGAGCCAGCGGCTTTACAGCGGAAGGGTATTCATATGGAGGACATTGAGATGGACACTGAGGTACAG gatactgtacatacagttcCTAAAGAAGTGGCTAAAGACTCTGCAGAGCAGGAGGTCTCTCCAGAAGTGGAGTGCCCCCCTGTAGAAGCTGCGCTGCCATTGGAGGATGCTCACTCGGACGAGTCTGCAGTAGTTCCTTCAAATGTAacggcagaggaagaggaagacaatGACGAAGAACCAAGCCCTGAAATGGAGCAGACAGAAACTCAAGACAAATCCAGCCCACTGAGAGACGATGGGCAAGAAGAAGCAGCTGAGGAAGAGACAGAAGAGACCGAGACCTCCAAGGACTTCTGCGATAATGCTGTTCTGCTAGTTGATCTAAAGGAGGTCTCCTATCAACTATCTGAGAAAGGTGGCAATGATCAAATAGTAGAGGTTGAGAAGAAGATACAAAAGGATTGTAGTGAACATAGAGTAGAGACAATACTGGAGCAGAATGAATTGGAGAAAAAAGTGCAAGAtaaggaggaagatgaggatgtGACTGCAGATGAATCTCCTCTCGTGGACGAGACAGGAAAAGAATCAGTTGAGGAGCTAGAGAAAGAAGATGAAATGGTAGAGGAGGGTGGGACGggtcataataaaaatatggaggaggaagaaggtggagaaacaacagaaaaagacCAAGCTCCAGTAGTAGAAagtagagttttgagaaacaaaacaaaaacacctgtcaaaaaaacaactgtacGTAGATCCAAACGACTGAGCAAACGACAAcagaaggaagaagaagaaaaggtaGAAGAAGACCgggaggatgaggatgaagagatggaggaggaagagggagaaacaacagaaaaaggCAAGTCTCCAGTGGCGGAAagtagagttttgagaaacagaacaaaaacacctgcaaaaaaaaaaactgtgcgtAAATCTAAACGACTTAGTAAACGAcaacagaaagaagaggaagaagatgaaAAGGTAGATGACCATGAGGATGAAGAGACAGATGAGGACGAGGAGGGTggagaaacaacacaaaaaggCCAATCTCTAGTAGTGGAAagtagagttttgagaaacaGAACAATAACACCTGTCAAAAAAACAACTGTGCGTAAATCCAAACGACTTAGTGAACCACAACAGATGGAGGACAAGACAGAAGAACAGACAGTAGTGGAGCCACCGGAGCCTTGTGCAGAAATGATAGTTCTGAGAAACAAGACAGTAATGATCAAAAAAACATCTATTCGTAGATCCAGACACCTGAAGGAGGATGAGAACAACCAAGCAGCagcaggggaggaagaggaggatgtggaggagggcagggttgatgagcagagagaggaaacTGTAGTgatggaggagggaggagcaaAAGCAGATGGGAATAAAGAGAttgagggagaggaaagggacGAAGAAAACAATTCTGGGGAAAAACATGAGGTAGAGGAAGAAAATGTGGTAGTGGATGAGGCAAAGATGGAGGATGAGGCTGAAAAggtggaggaaaagaaaaatgtggaaGATAAGGAGGATGAGGTTCAAACATtaacagaggaggaggaaaatgtGGTAGTAGATGAGGAAAAGATGGAGGATGAGGCTGAAAAGATGGTGGAAGAGGAAAATGTGGAAGATAAGGAGGATGAGGTTCAAACATtaacagaggaggaggaaaaggtgGTAGAAGAAGAAAAGATGATGGATGAGGGTGAAAAGGCGGTGGTAGAGGAGAATGTGGAAGACAAGGAGGATGAGGTTCAAACATTAACAAAGAAGGAGGGAAATGTGGTAGAAGAGGAAATGATGGTGGATGAGGGTGAAAAGttaagagaggaggaggaggaagaaataGAGGATGAGGGTGACAAGCTGGTAGAAGAAGAAAATATGGCGGATGAGGCTGAAAAGGTGGTGGAAGAGGAAAATGTGGAAGATAAGGAGGATGAGGTTCAAACATtaacagaggaggaggaaaaggtgGTAGAAGAAGAAAAGATGATGGATGAGGGTGAAAAGGCGGTGGTAGAGGAGAATGTGGAGGATAAGGAAGATGAGGTTCAAACGTTaacagaggaggaagaaaaggtGGTAGAAGAGGAAAAGATGGAGGATGAGGCTGAAAACATGGTGGCAGAGGACAATGTGGAGGAtaaagaggatgaggagggggggcaggcagatgagcaggaggaagagatggaggagaaagagggagaaacaacagaaaaaggTCAGTCTCCAGTGGCGAAAagtagagttttgagaaacaGAACAATAACACCTGTCAAAAAAACAACTCCGCGTAGATCCAAACGGCTTAGTAAACGACaacaggaagaagaggaagaagatgaaAAGGTAGATGACGATGAGGATGAAGAGAAACATGAGGAAGAGAAGGGTggagaaacaacacaaaaaggCCAGTCTCTAGTAGTGGAACGTAGAGTTCTGAGAAACAGAACAATAACACCTGTCAAAAAAACAACTCCGCGTAGATCCAAACGACTTAGCGGACAGAAGCACAAGACAGAAAAAGAACCAGAAGAGGAGccagaggaagaagaggaagcgGTAGAGGAGGATGGCATGGAGGATGATGAAAAgttggaggaggaagagcagaagGGAAAAATAGACAAGCCTCAGGCAGAAGGGAGAGttctgagaaagagagcaactgtcaaaaaaacatctgttcatAAATCCAAACGACTTAGCGAACGGCAGCTGAAAGGGGATGAGACAAACCAagcagcagcagaggaggaagaggaggctgtGGAGGATGACAGGGTTGATGAGCAGAGGGAGGAAACTGTTGTGATGGAGGAGGAAGGGGCAAAAGTAGATGAGAATAAAGAGAttgggagagaggaaagggaagaAGAAGCTGAACAAaatgctgggggaaaaaatgaggtAGAGGAAGAAAATGTGGTAGTAGATGAGGAAAGGATGGAGGATGAGGGTGAAAAGGTTGTGGAAGAGGAAAATGTGGAGGGTAAGGAAGATGAGGAGGGGGAAAAGGCAGAGATGCTAGATAAGAGCCTTGATGAAGAAGATGAGTCACAAGTGGTAAAAACAAGAGTTCTGAGGAGGAAGACGAAAGTAGTCACAATAACACCAAAGCGCAAATATAAACGGCTCAGCAAGAAGGACAAGAGTGAACAAGAATCAGCTGAGGAGGAAAAGGTGGAAGAGAAGGCGGTAGAaaacagggaggaagaggaaaaggtagtggaggaggaagaaaaaatagtggagaatgagggagaaggagaaaagcTGGATGGAAAGGAGGGACAGATGGAGGTGGAAGCAGTGGAAATGGtggaagaggaggggaaacaGATGGAGGTGGTTACAGAGCAAAGGGTGAAAGAGGGTAAAGAGATGGAGGAAGGTACAGAGGAAAGGGTGGAAGATGAGGGAAAAAAGATGGAGGAGGGTACAGAGGAAATGGAGGATGAGGAAATGGTAGAAGAGAACAGGGAGGATGACGACAAAAGGGCTGTTGTGGAAAAAGAGGGTGACAGTGCGGGAGAGGAAAAAGAGGCAGTGGTTCCTGAAGAAGGAGACAAATTTGAAGAACATGCTGGAGAGCCTGCAGAAAAGAGCTCAGCAGAACCAGATGAGCCTTTATTGGTGGAAGATAAAAATATGGAAGAGGGCATGACAgaaggaaaggggggagagCAAGAGGAAAAAGTGGAAGAAGAGAGAACACTGGAAAAGGAggggcaggaagaggaaggaagctcagaagaaaaaaaacaaactactaTAGACAAACAAGTAGACAtagcagaggagggaggggagaaagtGATtgaagaaaaggagggagagaaggaaagcaATGTCACTCCTAGTGAAGAAGGAGAATCAGCAGAAAAGAGCTCAGTGGTAGcagatgagtcttcagttgttGAAATTCGAGTTCTGAGAAGAAGAACCAAGACAGTCATGGAAACCCCTAGACGTACATCCAGGAGAGTCAGCAAACAACcaccaaaagagaaaacaacCAGCCAATCAGTAGTGGAGccagaggaggagacagaggagtgggataaaaacacagaagagGACAGGGCAGAACATAAAGAGGAGAAGACTACAAAGGAGAAGGCAGAGAAGAATGCGGAACAAGATGTGGACTTGATGGAAGTAGATGCTGTTGAAAAGGATAAAGATGAGGTGAAAACAACAAGAGTCCTTCGGAGGATgactaaaataaacattgtaACACCAAAACGCAAATATACACGCAGAAAACCACAAAAGGAGGACAAGAAGGACCAGGAATCGGCTGAGGAAACAGAGGAAAatgtggaggagaaggaggcagagaaggaggaggtgggAAATGTGGTGGAGGAGAAAAGCATGGCTGAgcaagaggaggggggaaatgTGGAGGATGATGAGCAAAATGTGTTGCAGGAGGTGATGGAGGATGTGGGAGAAACAACAAAGGCTGGGGAAGAAGAGGTCATGATAACGAAGGAGAAAGAAATatctgagggagagggggaaaagatgGAGGTGGAGACAGTGGGTGAAAAGTTGGTAGAAGCAGAGGAAAAGGTGgttgaggagggagagaagacagAGGTAGTGGAGGAAACTGCGGCCACAGaaaagggagagcaggagggggaagtgatAGAAGAGGAGAATGCCACAGCAGAGTCAGAAGAGGTTGTGGCCACAGaaaagggagagcaggaggggaaAGTGATAGAAGAGGAGAATGCCACAGCAGAGTCAGAAGAGGTTGCGGCCACAGaaaagggagagcaggaggaggcaaTAGAAGAGGAGAACGCCACAGCACAGTCAGTGGAGGCTGTGGCCACAGaaaagggagagcaggaggag gaggcgaTAGAAGAGAAAGCCTCAGCAGACTCAGCGGAGGCTGTGGAAGATAACTGTATGGAACGGGAGGATACTGGAGATGGGGGAGAGGCAGCTGAATCTGTGGAGAAGGAAGAAGCTGGGGATACCAAGGTCATGGTGGGggaagagaaggaagaaagGGATGAAGAGGCCGGAATGGAGAGAGATGTAGAAGTGGAGATGGCCTCCTCTGCCGGAGAGGGCCACAaagctctgctgctgctccctAGCTCGGACGAGGCGGACGAGTCTCCCGTGTTGGAGAAGCGAGCTCAGAAGAGAAAAGCCAACGCAAGCACGGCAACGCCGAGGCGTAGATCCGGGCGGCGCAGCAAGCGACGTCAGAAAGGCCGTGAGGATGACCAAACGTCAGAGGAAGAGACGACCGAAGAGAGCGAcggggaggaagagaaggatgCGGGGTCCTCCGAGGAGGCCGTATCGGTGACGCCTGTGAGAAAAAAATGGCCGAAAAGGAAGAGAACAACAGTAACACCTGTGACAGTGGCACCGCGACGCAGATCTAAGCGCCTCAGCCAAAAGTAA